One Cucurbita pepo subsp. pepo cultivar mu-cu-16 chromosome LG20, ASM280686v2, whole genome shotgun sequence genomic window carries:
- the LOC111783513 gene encoding protein GID8 homolog isoform X2 has translation MAAWKKVIRREDWEKKLNDVRIRKEDMNELVMNFLVTEGYVDAAEKFRIESGAEPEIDLATITDRMAVKKAVQCGNVEDAIEKVNDLNPEILDTNPQLFFHLQQQRLIELIRNGKVEEALEFAQEELAPRGEENQSFLAELERTVALLAFEDVSNCPVRDLLDISQRLKTANEVNAAILTSQSHEKDPKLPNLLKMLMWAQDQLDEKAAYPRINDLSTAMLEDPPI, from the exons ATG GCCGCATGGAAGAAGGTTATTAGAAGGGAAGATTGGGAGAAGAAGCTTAACGACGTAAGGATTAGGAAAGAAGACATGAATGAATTGGTAATGAATTTCCTCGTCACTGAAGGTTATGTTGATGCAGCTGAGAAATTTCGGATCGAGTCTGGGGCTGAGC CAGAAATAGATCTTGCAACCATTACAGATAGAATGGCTGTTAAGAAGGCAGTACAATGTGGTAATGTTGAGGATGCAATTGAGAAAGTGAATGATTTGAATCCTGAG ATATTGGATACAAATCCCCAATTGTTTTTTCATCTCCAACAGCAAAGGTTGATAGAACTAATTCGTAATGGAAAAGTAGAAGAAGCTCTTGAATTTGCACAGGAGGAGCTTGCACCAAGGGGAGAAGAAAAT CAAAGCTTCTTGGCAGAGCTGGAGAGAACAGTTGCTTTACTTGCGTTTGAAGATGTTTCGAACTGTCCCGTTCGAGACCTTCTGGACATCTCTCAGCGCCTGAAGACGGCAAATGAAGTCAATGCAGCCATCTTAACAAGTCAGAGTCATGAAAAAG ATCCGAAACTGCCAAACTTGTTGAAGATGTTAATGTGGGCACAGGACCAACTCGATGAGAAAGCAGCTTATCCTCGCATAAATGATTTATCCACAGCTATGCTTGAAGATCCTCCCATTTGA
- the LOC111783513 gene encoding protein GID8 homolog isoform X1: protein MFSAVKLGFLLENGVMAAWKKVIRREDWEKKLNDVRIRKEDMNELVMNFLVTEGYVDAAEKFRIESGAEPEIDLATITDRMAVKKAVQCGNVEDAIEKVNDLNPEILDTNPQLFFHLQQQRLIELIRNGKVEEALEFAQEELAPRGEENQSFLAELERTVALLAFEDVSNCPVRDLLDISQRLKTANEVNAAILTSQSHEKDPKLPNLLKMLMWAQDQLDEKAAYPRINDLSTAMLEDPPI, encoded by the exons ATGTTTTCGGCTGTAAAATTAGG ATTTCTTCTAG AGAACGGAGTGATG GCCGCATGGAAGAAGGTTATTAGAAGGGAAGATTGGGAGAAGAAGCTTAACGACGTAAGGATTAGGAAAGAAGACATGAATGAATTGGTAATGAATTTCCTCGTCACTGAAGGTTATGTTGATGCAGCTGAGAAATTTCGGATCGAGTCTGGGGCTGAGC CAGAAATAGATCTTGCAACCATTACAGATAGAATGGCTGTTAAGAAGGCAGTACAATGTGGTAATGTTGAGGATGCAATTGAGAAAGTGAATGATTTGAATCCTGAG ATATTGGATACAAATCCCCAATTGTTTTTTCATCTCCAACAGCAAAGGTTGATAGAACTAATTCGTAATGGAAAAGTAGAAGAAGCTCTTGAATTTGCACAGGAGGAGCTTGCACCAAGGGGAGAAGAAAAT CAAAGCTTCTTGGCAGAGCTGGAGAGAACAGTTGCTTTACTTGCGTTTGAAGATGTTTCGAACTGTCCCGTTCGAGACCTTCTGGACATCTCTCAGCGCCTGAAGACGGCAAATGAAGTCAATGCAGCCATCTTAACAAGTCAGAGTCATGAAAAAG ATCCGAAACTGCCAAACTTGTTGAAGATGTTAATGTGGGCACAGGACCAACTCGATGAGAAAGCAGCTTATCCTCGCATAAATGATTTATCCACAGCTATGCTTGAAGATCCTCCCATTTGA
- the LOC111783512 gene encoding caffeoylshikimate esterase-like, producing MANLDPNPFAEMNEQESEQGHGHGHGRSFLNYWGSTSEEDYFASQRIKASKSFYTSPRGFKLFTRSWLPLPPTPPRALIFMVHGYGNNISWTFQATSIFLAQKGFACFALDLEGHGRSQGLKAFVPNVDSVVHDCLSFFNFLKLDPQFQGLPSFLYGESMGGAICLLIHFADPKGFDGAILVAPMCKISDNVKPNWPIPQFLTAVAKFLPTLAIVPTADLLDKSVKVEEKKIVAEMNPMRYRGKPRLGTVVELLRVTEHLSQRLRDVTLPFIVLHGNADVVTDPNVSKTLYEEAKSEEKTIKIYEGMMHSLLYGETDENVEIVRNDILSWLNGRCRTRVDGDRN from the coding sequence ATGGCGAACCTAGACCCAAATCCATTCGCAGAAATGAACGAACAAGAATCTGAACAGGGCCATGGCCATGGCCATGGCCGATCCTTCCTCAATTACTGGGGCAGCACCTCCGAGGAAGACTATTTCGCATCTCAACGAATCAAAGCCTCCAAATCCTTCTATACTTCACCTCGCGGCTTCAAGCTCTTCACTCGTTCATGGCTTCCTCTTCCTCCCACCCCTCCTCGAGCTCTCATCTTCATGGTCCATGGCTATGGCAACAACATCAGCTGGACTTTTCAAGCCACTTCCATCTTCCTCGCCCAGAAGGGTTTCGCTTGCTTTGCCCTTGACCTTGAAGGCCATGGTCGATCCCAAGGCCTCAAGGCCTTCGTTCCCAATGTCGACTCTGTCGTTCATGACTGTCTctccttcttcaatttcctcaAATTAGACCCCCAATTTCAGGGTCTACCCTCCTTCCTCTACGGCGAGTCAATGGGCGGCGCCATTTGCTTGCTGATTCATTTCGCCGATCCCAAAGGTTTTGATGGTGCGATTCTCGTCGCACCCATGTGCAAAATCTCCGATAACGTGAAACCCAATTGGCCGATTCCTCAATTTCTTACGGCGGTCGCGAAATTTTTGCCCACTTTAGCGATTGTTCCGACGGCAGATCTATTGGACAAATCCGTCAAggtggaggagaagaagattgTGGCAGAGATGAATCCGATGAGGTATAGGGGAAAACCCAGATTGGGAACCGTCGTAGAGCTTCTTAGAGTAACAGAGCATTTGAGTCAAAGACTGAGGGATGTGACTCTGCCATTCATAGTCCTCCATGGAAATGCGGATGTTGTTACAGATCCGAATGTGAGCAAAACTTTATATGAAGAAGCGAAGAGCGAGGAGAAGACGATCAAGATTTATGAGGGAATGATGCATTCATTGTTGTATGGGGAAACTGATGAGAATGTTGAAATTGTTCGAAATGATATTCTTTCTTGGTTGAACGGAAGATGCCGGACAAGGGTAGATGGTGATCGGAATTAG